The genome window ctaaataaataagtaaaattattataaaattattattatacgaTAATTTAATCCAATATAgtataattttcgtgaaaaaaatatatacttatcgCATATTTGACACTTCACATTCGCATTCCGGGgagattttgaaaatgttcatttttgatccggaagtggtgcaaaattggcgcagaagcgatgatccagcaaaaaaaaagcgtcaccaaaaaagtagtgaaaatcttctttttggatgtggaagtggtgcaaatttggcgcagaagcgattaatttaacatgggcttgtcattcacccagagaaggaatatgatcacctcaaccatgtttcgagagcaaaatattatttttggacggagaacatgtaacatgtttgcggcaacatgttattttctcaaaatacatATGTCGGATTTCGgtaaccatgtatatgtttgccgaaaaaacaacatttttgcgacaaaaatgttccatggtcaccgtccaaaaataacattttgctctttaaacatctttggggtgatcatattccatctCTACGtgtaggacggatgttcaccatctcaacagccgttgcactgaatttgcattacttcttaaggtgtgatccgaattcagtattttggatgtgaattaaaaaattttgtgatattttgccgaataaataattgttatagtttttatgatttttagtatattttaacacttttctgaaacgtttgacctaaaatattttcaaaaattcgtaatttttctagaatagattTAGCCATTTTTTTAgtagctacacagaaaaaaaaatatcaccaaaatatttccaaataaaaagttgattgaagttaaaaatgtgtccattaataaattaattgatatgatTAACTTTTTAAGCTAGATAGAAacgttaagttaattaagtctatgattgaaaattttaaaatgttttattaaaaaattaattgatacaattaacttttgaaTTAAAGTCGGAAGACTTAAAAAGAAATGATGGccagtttatttttaatttttaaataaaaatttatttcaaacaatcagttttttaatcaaactaaaaacacaaagttagttaataaaataattaaaaatagtttcattttcaatgaaaaaattaaatggaatcAACATCTATTACAAttgtaatttgatcaattaaaaaattatttgaaatttgctaatgaaatcaataaattttttaatcaaatatttttttaaatgcccaattaaaactgtgagtgatactatcattttcgtaaatgaagacttttcaactaaaaaaattaattcgatcaattaatttcgtgattgaaaaaaaatttttatattttagaaaaatttatttttatattattttttgatttgcATAACATAACATTGCATgaaaaatgatttttgttttaatattatttttataaagaactaAAGATGGAATGTATAGTTGTACATgttaattttcggttttttataggaaatgaatacttttgtttttttttttttaaccatagcatattttttgtttcaatattatTTAAACTCCCGATTGATTGacgttttttaaaattaatgtgCCCagtatgacgattttttcggacAACACTGACGACACTTATATTGACagtagggttttctttttcccggactttttgcaTTCCCGGGATAGCGGGATTTTTTTCGGATTTCCCGGATCCCAGTCAAAGGGATACCTTCTTTGAGTTTCTTAGGGAAATTGTTCTCTTCCAGTATACTTTGTAGTTTCTTTTTGTTCTTTTGATGGAAGCTTTGGTCACTGATGGACAGTACTCTATGAATTAGATTTTGGGCTGTATTCAAGATTATTCTTTTGGGATGCTTGGAGAAGAAATTCATAATTCTGCCCGACGCCGTGTTTATTTGATACCAATACATATATAGATTTTCTCCATTTTTTAGTATCAATATATCCAGATACGGTAAATTGTTGAGTTCTGCCAACGTTCGTTCGATTTCTTTTTCCTCAATGATTGCAAATAAGTCGTCGACGTATTTAGTTATTACCTTTGGTTTATTTACAAGTTTTTCAAGCTTTCGTCCAGAAGTTTTTCCATCAGAATGTCTGTTACAATGGGGGAGGCTGGTGATCCCTTCGTTAATCCTTTTTcctttttatagattttgttgtCATATTGGAAATATCTATTATctactatacaaaatgttaatactttaaaaaataaattctttgtcATGCCTGTGTGCACCTTAATTTCATCCcatctttattttattattttgatagCGAGATCTACTGGTACGCTGGGGAAGAGCGATACCACGTCAAAAGAGATTagtttttcgtaatttttgatGGTCAAGTTTTTTATCTTATCTCTAAATTGTCTCGAGTTTCTCACGTTATATTTGGAATCTTTGATcaagttttttaaaatattcaccaaatattttttcaatcccGCTGCAGGTGCGTTTATCGAAGAGCATATGGGCTTAATGGGTAGTCTTCCTTATGAATTTTAGGTAAACCATACAACCTAGGTGCTGATGCAATTTCAGTCTTTGTATGGTTTACCTAAAATTCATAAGGAAGACTACCCATTAAGGCCCATATGCTCTTCGATAAACTACTACGACTTGGTACCATagttattcacattacacttcaaaAAATCCACTgtaactaaatttcaactgtcttttgccatataaaaccctttattatacataaaatattgtaaaaaatttcccgggaattcgcgcacttcattcccgggaaagcgggagcggAACAATAgcaatttcccgggaattcccgggaaaaacCCCTAATTGACAGGCATATCTATTACAggcatggaaaatacaatttttaagaaagtacataaaaggtatttttttgagcgaaaaaatacttttccttaaatttcaacaaaaattccattgtaagattattgtcaagggcTCCttcagactgaattttaaagaaaataaaattttctttgtcaactcctcaattttaaatacttCTTCCATGTTTAGTTTCATATCCGcttacaaattttctgtagataaatgaaaatacatttttgacaacattttctatagatataaaatttttgacaaaatttttatagatataaaatattgacaaaattgtctagagaaataaaatatcgacaaaattttttgtagaaatacaattttgacaaaattttctatagaaataaaattttcaaaaattttctacagaaatgttgacaaaattttctatagaaattaaattgtagcaatttttttttatagaaataaaaaatacaaaattttttttatagaaaacaaaaaataaaataaaattttggcaaaattttccaaaagaaaacattttgacaaaattttctgttgaaataaaattttgagaaaactttctgaagaaacaaatttttgtaaaatattaaaatattttgtcaaaactattagaccataaatctgatatcggctgcAAAATGTGCACAaaaggtatcacaatggactgaatagtctaagtgagcctgatacatcgggctgccacataacctaacccaacctaaaggtactaaatcattcgcgggggtactacgctactgaccagggtgaaaaagtattgaaaaagtactatagtactgcatttacaATTCCTGATCCATTATCGAGAAAAATACTCATATATTTGtcagtagaaataaataaaattgttcctgTTGTTGCAAAAACAGTGTTGttgttttctacagaacataGAAACCACAAAATTGCAAACTTGTAGGAAAACACctcaatttttatacaaaattttgatatctttatccattcaaaagttaaagaattattttaaaggaaaaaaaagtgGTTTGGAACCACTATGCGGGGAAGCGTTGCCTCGGGTATACTTacggtttatttattttattttgttcacatactttataatttttataaaattcatacaatgttttataataatttaatttcataacattttatttacaaatttaaattatcaaattttcactGCGTtagaattggatttaaaaaaactATTATAAATGTTGTAGACCATAAAGAAGACAAACAGGCCATATAAcagtttttttctaaaataaaaaaaaaacaaaatgttaccagttgataaaaatgttatgtaataaataaacttacattttaataAGGACTTTAGCAAGGGGAATTGTTGATGGATCCTCATTGAATAGAACATCGCGCGATTTAATTGCCAAATCGCAGCATAAGCGAACGTTGTTATTATAGTCGTCAACATATTTAAATGCACTTATATCAAATTCGGTGCTGAAATAAttttaaacataaaaatatttgaataataaatataaaataaaataaatatttaaatctatatattaaaattcaatctatgtttgtttatttgtttgtttgtttgtttgtttgtatgtaccgagttggctccgaaacggctgaaccgatttaattgaaactttcagagatcgtagggggcgttcatgtggtgaaaatagggtacctcatttttggacacctggtcgcggagggggacctcccctttgtccgactttttgaaaattgaaccaaagttgaccgatttgcttgaaattttcattgaaggttggggttggcatctagataaagatccgctactttatatttcgatatttgttggcggagggggatctcccctttgttcgattttttttaatgtacagtgaaaaaactaaaattctctaaattatttgagatttacagagaacatgcggtgaggttatggaattaatatggggtacctgatgatttcatatgtggtccttgccctactttttgaaacttggaacaaaattatgcgatttgcttgaatgttgccatctagacaaaaatccactacattatttttcgatatttggtcggggagggggaccacctttgcccgacttttttttttttaagtacagtgaaaacaaaactaaactcccccgactgaaattttacggaaaaaatgggtgaggttatgaaatttatataaggttcctgattttttaataaaaataaaagggcatagggagacatccgcttctcttaagtacatacagagaaacaatttaactttaccgagttacttgaaatttacacaggactggggagaggttacgatattaatagttgatacctgattttgtgatatttggacgaaagagaggccgcccctttaggcttataatttgcttgacattttctgagacgtttacaaaaggtacgctacatcacttttcgacatttggtcgagggggaaattattaagttttcttgaaatttacaaaggcggtggaaggttatgaacgaaggggcaaccttccttgccccacacttgaaggaaagtttcaagaattttcagggaaggttaggggtgctattcactacggtgtttgtcgatattgtatcggggaaagtgacgtccctttaaaacaatagaccaATAGAatagaggtgattaaatttatacataatttttaaattagtatatgatttttcgatatctggttggggaaggggaaaatttgaataaactttgtcgatttacttcgatagaatttatagggaccattgagtagttgtgaaattaatataggggtacgtcatagtccgatatcaggtcggagtggagcgaaggtggggagagggttcccttttgtccgtttttttttttcttaaattgaaagtagagggttgtccgtaaatgggaactcggtacataattttatgatttctgcacagacttctttttagtaaagaacttaaatttacatgaaattggcagccaacgtagagggtgcatcattttcccacattttatcaaatgttaatgtggtaaaattttttactacttttgctttttccgatttattgaattggaaacagtaattctttgtatgttattataatatagtgcttaattttcagatatgttgaggagaaggatacatttccacacttaaaattcacaagaaatatagaagattgaatacagaacattatttgaatacagaacattatttaaaaaattttgaggaaagggtacaccctctcctcgacattttttaagacgaaccgttttacatatgcatatccgccgtatttgtatctATAaatgaaaaagcaagtagtccgatt of Haematobia irritans isolate KBUSLIRL unplaced genomic scaffold, ASM5000362v1 scaffold_28, whole genome shotgun sequence contains these proteins:
- the LOC142242516 gene encoding uncharacterized protein LOC142242516 — protein: MEVLKPFLFNIYKSNGVSHFNEMCKELQSTEFDISAFKYVDDYNNNVRLCCDLAIKSRDVLFNEDPSTIPLAKVLIKIKKLLYGLFVFFMVYNIYNSFFKSNSNAVKI